The Saccharothrix variisporea genome has a segment encoding these proteins:
- a CDS encoding LacI family DNA-binding transcriptional regulator yields the protein MATIREVAELCGVSVATVSRVFNRPLTVSREKREVVERVARELDYRPNESARALASRKSGLIGLVWDTDHRRPGWRHPYLQELLIGLKTALSAHGYHLLMLATSGSAALRAVGASLADPVAYVNMTRRHHLGGLVLIDSGKDGPAFAAFARSGLPCVAVDVVVEGDRATYVTSDNAGGAVEAVRHLVAAGHTRIATITGPLGNVPSADRLAGFRAAMAEAGLPVPDEHVVTGDFHRGSGQDAMRRLIALPTPPTAVFCASDEMAVGALLAARHAGLRVPDDVALVGFDDIELAALVDPPLTTVAQDKAGIGAAAARAVLTMIHNGRTPPPAVLPTRLVVRASSRTLPG from the coding sequence ATGGCCACGATCCGAGAGGTCGCCGAACTGTGCGGGGTGTCGGTCGCGACCGTGTCACGCGTGTTCAACCGGCCGCTGACGGTCAGCCGGGAGAAGCGCGAGGTCGTCGAACGGGTCGCGCGCGAGCTGGACTACCGGCCCAACGAGTCGGCGCGCGCGCTGGCCAGCCGCAAGTCCGGGCTGATCGGCCTGGTCTGGGACACCGACCACCGCCGGCCCGGGTGGCGGCACCCGTACCTCCAGGAGCTGCTGATCGGCCTCAAGACCGCGCTCAGCGCGCACGGCTACCACCTGCTGATGCTGGCCACCAGCGGGTCGGCGGCGCTGCGGGCGGTCGGGGCGTCGCTGGCCGACCCGGTGGCGTACGTGAACATGACCCGGCGCCACCACCTCGGCGGGCTGGTGCTCATCGACAGCGGCAAGGACGGGCCGGCGTTCGCCGCGTTCGCCCGGTCCGGGCTGCCGTGCGTGGCGGTGGACGTGGTGGTCGAGGGCGACCGGGCCACCTACGTCACCTCCGACAACGCGGGCGGCGCGGTGGAGGCGGTGCGGCACCTGGTGGCGGCCGGGCACACGCGGATCGCGACCATCACCGGCCCGCTGGGCAACGTCCCGTCCGCCGACCGCCTGGCCGGGTTCCGCGCGGCGATGGCGGAGGCGGGGTTGCCGGTCCCCGACGAGCACGTGGTGACCGGCGACTTCCACCGCGGCAGCGGCCAGGACGCCATGCGCCGCCTGATCGCCCTGCCCACCCCGCCCACGGCGGTGTTCTGCGCGAGCGACGAGATGGCGGTGGGCGCACTCCTGGCGGCCCGGCACGCCGGCCTGCGGGTGCCCGACGACGTGGCCCTGGTGGGCTTCGACGACATCGAGCTGGCCGCCCTGGTCGACCCGCCGCTGACCACCGTCGCACAGGACAAGGCGGGCATCGGCGCGGCAGCGGCGCGGGCGGTGCTCACGATGATCCACAACGGCCGAACCCCACCGCCCGCCGTCCTCCCGACCCGCCTGGTGGTGCGCGCATCGAGCCGAACCCTGCCAGGTTGA
- a CDS encoding GH1 family beta-glucosidase, whose product MTGFGAGFRWGVATSAYQIEGAVDEDGRGPSIWDTFCAVPGAVAGGDSGAVACDHYHRWREDVALLGELGVDAYRFSIAWPRVQPDGRGRFEPRGLAFYRELCEGLLERGIEPFPTLYHWDLPQGLEDRGGWRSRDTAYRFAEYASVVHEALGDLVTRWTTLNEPYVSSIVGYGEGRHAPGAREGHGALAAAHHLLLAHGLAVRAMRGGNHEFGIVLNQSPSVPVTDSPEDHAAARRHDLLLRRQFTDPLFAGRYPTDYGEVFGDVDFREDDDLAVIGTPLDFLGVNYYYRQHVAAAPFRDPDRTTRTANDIGIDTTRLPDVPRTAMNWPVEPEGLTEALVGLKNRYPDLPPVYVTENGCVYSDRPGFQDDERIAFLDTHLSAARDAVAAGVDLRGYFAWSFLDNFEWAHGYKPRFGLVHVDYQTQTRTPRASFHWYRERIAASRGEPWHPATTPSPVPGASPDA is encoded by the coding sequence ATGACCGGGTTCGGGGCGGGCTTCCGCTGGGGTGTGGCGACGTCGGCCTACCAGATCGAGGGCGCGGTGGACGAGGACGGCCGCGGGCCGTCGATCTGGGACACGTTCTGCGCGGTGCCGGGCGCGGTCGCGGGTGGTGACTCCGGGGCGGTGGCGTGCGACCACTACCACCGGTGGCGCGAGGACGTGGCGCTGCTGGGCGAGTTGGGCGTGGACGCCTACCGGTTCTCCATCGCCTGGCCCCGCGTGCAGCCCGACGGTCGGGGCCGGTTCGAGCCGCGCGGCCTGGCGTTCTACCGGGAGCTGTGCGAGGGCCTGCTGGAACGCGGCATCGAGCCGTTCCCGACGCTCTACCACTGGGACCTGCCGCAGGGCCTGGAGGACCGCGGCGGGTGGCGCTCCCGCGACACCGCCTACCGGTTCGCCGAGTACGCGAGCGTCGTGCACGAGGCCCTGGGCGACCTGGTGACCCGGTGGACCACGCTCAACGAGCCGTACGTGTCCTCGATCGTCGGCTACGGCGAGGGCCGGCACGCCCCCGGCGCCCGCGAGGGCCACGGCGCGCTCGCCGCCGCCCACCACCTGCTGCTCGCCCACGGCCTGGCCGTCCGGGCCATGCGGGGCGGGAACCACGAGTTCGGGATCGTGCTCAACCAGTCCCCGTCGGTCCCGGTGACCGACTCGCCCGAGGACCACGCCGCCGCCCGCCGGCACGACCTGCTGCTGCGCCGCCAGTTCACCGACCCGCTGTTCGCCGGCCGCTACCCGACCGACTACGGCGAGGTCTTCGGCGACGTGGACTTCCGCGAGGACGACGACCTGGCCGTCATCGGCACCCCGCTGGACTTCCTCGGCGTGAACTACTACTACCGCCAGCACGTGGCCGCCGCGCCCTTCCGCGACCCCGACCGCACCACCCGCACCGCCAACGACATCGGCATCGACACCACCCGCCTGCCCGACGTGCCGCGCACCGCCATGAACTGGCCGGTCGAGCCGGAAGGCCTCACGGAGGCGTTGGTGGGCCTGAAGAACCGCTACCCGGACCTGCCCCCGGTGTACGTCACCGAGAACGGCTGCGTCTACAGCGACCGGCCCGGCTTCCAGGACGACGAGCGGATCGCCTTCCTGGACACCCACCTGTCCGCCGCCCGGGACGCCGTGGCCGCCGGGGTGGACCTGCGGGGCTACTTCGCGTGGTCGTTCCTGGACAACTTCGAGTGGGCGCACGGGTACAAGCCCCGGTTCGGCCTGGTACACGTGGACTACCAGACCCAGACCCGCACCCCGCGCGCCTCCTTCCACTGGTACCGGGAGCGGATCGCCGCGTCGAGGGGAGAACCGTGGCACCCCGCTACGACCCCGAGCCCGGTCCCCGGGGCCTCGCCCGACGCCTGA
- a CDS encoding tetratricopeptide repeat protein, which translates to MAPRYDPEPGPRGLARRLSALAAAGVPVRCGVVLGLHPPGAGSSRVAEVTHTLARHLVDGTASPRFNTVPSPMTRVYAAASRGRLDALGPDMKAFPADLATPLWWRVLDRTGGPLTTVERSTAADLLLRLGYQRRAADVVGDRPELVVKRLAVRYWSSPSSTEIESEALREAHDRGHPAEVRHTLALFVVARNGRRGTATPAFHEAAAVASRTIPSDPLRLQAHYRALAFVPYLRGDLPGTWTLLRRAVECQYSVVPETPLERLAWEDHAFPLHETIARTHLLTGAPDRAAAETDHLVTLSPNDHRTWSLRGDAFLAADRLEEAITAYDRGVALGGLPAARAAFHRGWAQRRLGLRAEAAESFALSQRIDPTAPAVAEALAEVSGVGAGGGA; encoded by the coding sequence GTGGCACCCCGCTACGACCCCGAGCCCGGTCCCCGGGGCCTCGCCCGACGCCTGAGCGCCCTGGCGGCGGCGGGTGTCCCGGTCCGGTGCGGGGTGGTGCTGGGCCTGCACCCGCCGGGCGCCGGCTCGTCGCGCGTCGCCGAGGTCACGCACACCCTGGCCCGCCACCTGGTCGACGGCACCGCCTCTCCCCGTTTCAACACCGTTCCGTCGCCGATGACCAGGGTGTACGCCGCCGCGAGCCGGGGGCGGCTGGACGCCCTGGGGCCCGACATGAAGGCCTTCCCGGCGGACCTGGCCACGCCGCTGTGGTGGCGCGTGCTGGACCGGACCGGCGGGCCGCTGACGACGGTGGAGCGGTCCACGGCGGCGGACTTGTTGCTGCGCTTGGGTTATCAGCGCCGGGCGGCGGACGTCGTGGGTGATCGGCCGGAGCTCGTGGTGAAACGGCTGGCGGTGCGGTACTGGTCGAGCCCGTCCTCGACGGAGATCGAGTCGGAGGCCCTGCGGGAGGCCCACGACCGCGGGCACCCGGCGGAAGTCCGCCACACCCTCGCCCTGTTCGTGGTGGCGCGCAACGGGCGCAGGGGCACCGCCACACCGGCCTTCCACGAGGCCGCCGCCGTGGCTTCGCGGACCATCCCGAGCGATCCGCTGCGCCTCCAGGCCCACTACCGGGCGCTGGCGTTCGTGCCCTACCTGCGCGGTGACCTGCCGGGCACGTGGACGTTGTTGCGGCGAGCCGTCGAGTGCCAGTACTCGGTGGTGCCTGAGACGCCGTTGGAACGCCTGGCCTGGGAGGACCACGCCTTCCCGCTGCACGAGACCATCGCCCGCACCCACCTGCTGACCGGCGCGCCGGACCGGGCGGCGGCCGAGACCGACCACCTGGTGACCCTGAGCCCGAACGACCACCGGACCTGGTCCCTGCGCGGTGACGCGTTCCTCGCCGCCGACCGCCTGGAAGAGGCGATCACCGCCTACGACCGGGGCGTGGCACTGGGTGGCCTGCCGGCGGCGCGGGCGGCCTTCCACCGGGGGTGGGCGCAGCGACGCCTGGGCCTGCGGGCGGAGGCCGCCGAGTCGTTCGCGCTGTCGCAGCGCATCGACCCGACGGCCCCGGCGGTCGCCGAAGCGCTGGCGGAGGTGTCAGGCGTGGGCGCGGGCGGTGGTGCGTAG
- a CDS encoding class I SAM-dependent methyltransferase, whose amino-acid sequence MSWDEGFAVGYEEWSAHMVEDVPFYVELARAADGPVVELAVGNGRVAVPVAQATGQRVIGLDSSPAMLDQARARAAAAGVELDLREADMRDLRLDEPAGLVYCPFRALLHLATWTDRRRTFERVAASLRPGGRFAWNAFAFDHRIAARVDGVHQDEPTPHTIRYSVGDNRIDIVRDDGATSSLWWATRNEWLGLLDAAGLELEALYGGFGGEPVTDDSTEYVFIAKAAQVLHNA is encoded by the coding sequence ATGAGCTGGGACGAGGGTTTCGCGGTCGGCTATGAGGAGTGGTCGGCGCACATGGTCGAGGACGTCCCGTTCTACGTCGAACTCGCGCGTGCCGCCGACGGGCCGGTGGTCGAGCTGGCGGTGGGGAACGGGCGCGTCGCGGTCCCGGTCGCCCAGGCGACCGGGCAGCGGGTGATCGGTCTGGACTCGTCCCCGGCGATGCTCGACCAGGCGCGTGCCCGTGCCGCTGCCGCGGGCGTGGAGCTCGACCTGCGCGAGGCCGACATGCGCGACCTGCGCCTGGACGAGCCGGCGGGGCTGGTCTACTGCCCGTTCCGCGCCTTGCTGCACTTGGCGACGTGGACCGACCGCCGCCGGACGTTCGAGCGCGTTGCGGCGTCGTTGCGGCCGGGCGGGCGGTTCGCGTGGAACGCGTTCGCCTTCGACCACCGCATCGCCGCGCGCGTCGACGGCGTGCACCAGGACGAACCGACGCCGCACACGATCCGGTACTCGGTGGGGGACAACCGGATCGACATCGTCCGCGACGACGGTGCCACCAGTTCGCTGTGGTGGGCGACCAGGAACGAGTGGCTCGGGCTGCTCGACGCGGCCGGCCTCGAGCTGGAGGCGCTGTACGGCGGGTTCGGCGGCGAGCCGGTCACCGACGACAGCACGGAGTACGTGTTCATCGCGAAAGCGGCGCAAGTCCTTCACAACGCGTGA
- the icmF gene encoding fused isobutyryl-CoA mutase/GTPase IcmF, with protein sequence MTADRTLHKPEHPVRFVTAASLFDGHDAAINIMRRILQAQGAEVIHLGHNRSVREVVAAAVQEDVQGIAISAYQGGHVEYFTYLVELLRERGAEHIKVYGGGGGVIVPEEIALLHERGVARIFSPEDGQQLGLARMINTMVEACDEDLAERVPSSWDGLFTGSDDVLARAITLIEAGKLPEDVHARIEQSARDVPVLGITGTGGSGKSSLTDELVRRFRLDQEDKLRIAVLAIDPTRRRGGGALLGDRIRMNCLEGDRVFFRSLATRRAGSEVPDGLADAILACKAAGFDLVVVETPGIGQGDAAIVPFVDFSLYVMTPEFGAASQLEKIDMLDFADAVAINKFERRGAEDARRDVARQLVRNREAFGGSWEDMPVFGTSAATFNDDGVTALYQHLRGELAERGLEVSPGALLPVSGKVSTSASTVVPANRARYLAEIAETVRGYHRATETHVDAVRRVAHLRAARDELASAGADVTAISELLSSAERHVDGLSAELLAAWPKVVEDYTGDELVVRVRDKEIHTQLTRETLSGNKVPRVALPRFDDDGTLLRWLRKENLPGYFPYTAGVFPFKRDGEDPARMFAGEGDAFRTNRRFKYLSQGSAATRLSTAFDSVTLYGRDPDTPPDIYGKIGTSGVSIATLDDMKALYDGFDLTAPTTSVSMTINGPAPTILAFFLNTVVDQTLDKFRAEHGREPSASEAEELRAWALATVRGTVQADILKEDQGQNTCIFSTEFSLRMMADIQEWFIRNKVRNFYSVSISGYHIAEAGANPISQLAFTLANGFTYVESYLARGMDVDDFAPNLSFFFSNGMDAEYSVIGRVARRIWAVAMRERYGANERSQKFKYHVQTSGRSLHAQEMDFNDIRTTLQALCALYDNCNSLHTNAYDEAITTPTESSVRRAMAIQLIINKEWGLSMNENPLQGSFIIDELTDLVEEAVLMEFDRLSERGGVLGAMETGYQRGRIQDESMLYEQRKHDGSLPLIGVNTFLPEDGSREHVTIELARATEDEKRSQVERTRAFAAAHAAEAEPALRRLKEAAQSGENVFEVLMDAARVCTLGQITEAFFEVGGQYRRNV encoded by the coding sequence GTGACCGCCGACCGCACGTTGCACAAGCCCGAGCACCCGGTGCGCTTCGTGACCGCCGCCAGCCTGTTCGACGGCCACGACGCGGCGATCAACATCATGCGGCGCATCCTGCAGGCCCAGGGCGCCGAGGTGATCCACCTCGGCCACAACCGCTCGGTGCGCGAGGTCGTCGCGGCGGCGGTGCAGGAGGACGTCCAGGGCATCGCCATCAGCGCCTACCAGGGCGGCCACGTCGAGTACTTCACCTACCTGGTGGAGCTGCTGCGCGAGCGCGGTGCCGAGCACATCAAGGTCTACGGCGGCGGTGGCGGCGTCATCGTGCCCGAGGAGATCGCCCTGCTGCACGAGCGCGGCGTGGCGCGGATCTTCTCGCCCGAGGACGGCCAGCAGCTCGGCCTGGCGCGCATGATCAACACCATGGTCGAGGCGTGCGACGAGGACCTGGCCGAGCGGGTGCCGTCGTCGTGGGACGGCCTGTTCACCGGCTCGGACGACGTCCTGGCCCGCGCCATCACGCTCATCGAGGCGGGCAAGCTGCCCGAGGACGTGCACGCGCGCATCGAGCAGTCCGCCCGGGACGTCCCGGTCCTGGGCATCACCGGCACCGGCGGCTCGGGCAAGTCGTCGCTGACCGACGAGCTGGTCCGCCGCTTCCGCCTGGACCAGGAGGACAAGCTCCGCATCGCCGTGCTGGCCATCGACCCGACCCGCCGCCGGGGTGGCGGCGCGCTGCTGGGCGACCGCATCCGGATGAACTGCCTGGAGGGCGACCGGGTCTTCTTCCGCTCGCTGGCCACCCGCCGCGCGGGCTCCGAGGTGCCCGACGGGCTGGCCGACGCGATCCTGGCGTGCAAGGCGGCCGGGTTCGACCTGGTGGTCGTCGAGACGCCGGGCATCGGCCAGGGCGACGCGGCGATCGTGCCGTTCGTGGACTTCTCGCTGTACGTGATGACGCCGGAGTTCGGCGCCGCGTCCCAGCTGGAGAAGATCGACATGCTCGACTTCGCCGACGCGGTGGCCATCAACAAGTTCGAGCGCCGGGGCGCGGAGGACGCGCGCCGGGACGTGGCGCGGCAGTTGGTGCGCAACCGGGAGGCGTTCGGCGGGTCGTGGGAGGACATGCCGGTCTTCGGCACCAGCGCGGCTACCTTCAACGACGACGGCGTGACGGCGTTGTACCAGCACCTGCGCGGTGAGCTGGCCGAGCGCGGTCTGGAAGTGTCGCCGGGGGCGCTCCTGCCGGTGTCGGGCAAGGTGTCCACCTCGGCGTCCACCGTGGTGCCCGCGAACCGGGCGCGGTACCTGGCCGAGATCGCCGAGACCGTGCGCGGCTACCACCGGGCCACCGAGACCCACGTGGACGCCGTGCGCCGGGTGGCGCACCTGCGGGCCGCCCGGGACGAGCTGGCTTCGGCGGGCGCGGACGTCACGGCGATCTCCGAGCTGCTGTCCTCGGCCGAGCGGCACGTGGACGGGTTGTCCGCCGAGCTGCTCGCCGCGTGGCCGAAGGTGGTCGAGGACTACACCGGCGACGAGCTGGTGGTCCGGGTGCGGGACAAGGAGATCCACACCCAGCTGACCCGGGAGACGTTGTCCGGCAACAAGGTCCCGCGCGTCGCGCTGCCCCGCTTCGACGACGACGGCACGTTGCTGCGGTGGCTGCGCAAGGAGAACCTGCCCGGCTACTTCCCCTACACGGCGGGCGTCTTCCCGTTCAAGCGGGACGGCGAGGACCCGGCGCGCATGTTCGCCGGCGAGGGCGACGCGTTCCGCACCAACCGCCGGTTCAAGTACCTGTCACAGGGTTCGGCGGCCACCCGCCTGTCCACCGCGTTCGACTCGGTGACCCTGTACGGCCGCGACCCCGACACCCCGCCGGACATCTACGGCAAGATCGGCACGTCCGGCGTGTCCATCGCCACCCTGGACGACATGAAGGCGCTCTACGACGGCTTCGACCTGACCGCGCCCACCACGTCGGTGTCGATGACCATCAACGGGCCGGCGCCGACGATCCTGGCGTTCTTCCTGAACACGGTCGTGGACCAGACCCTGGACAAGTTCCGCGCCGAGCACGGCCGCGAGCCGTCCGCTTCCGAGGCGGAGGAGCTGCGGGCGTGGGCGCTGGCGACCGTGCGCGGCACCGTCCAGGCGGACATCCTGAAGGAAGACCAGGGCCAGAACACCTGCATCTTCTCCACCGAGTTCTCGCTGCGGATGATGGCCGACATCCAGGAGTGGTTCATCCGCAACAAGGTGCGGAACTTCTACTCGGTGTCGATCTCCGGCTACCACATCGCCGAGGCCGGGGCGAACCCCATCAGCCAGCTGGCGTTCACACTGGCCAACGGGTTCACCTACGTCGAGTCGTACCTGGCGCGCGGGATGGACGTGGACGACTTCGCGCCGAACCTGTCGTTCTTCTTCTCCAACGGCATGGACGCCGAGTACAGCGTCATCGGCCGGGTGGCGCGGCGGATCTGGGCCGTGGCCATGCGCGAGCGGTACGGGGCCAACGAGCGGTCGCAGAAGTTCAAGTACCACGTGCAGACCTCCGGCCGGTCGCTGCACGCGCAGGAGATGGACTTCAACGACATCCGGACCACGCTGCAGGCGCTGTGCGCGCTGTACGACAACTGCAACTCCTTGCACACCAACGCTTACGACGAGGCGATCACCACTCCGACCGAGTCGTCGGTGCGGCGGGCGATGGCGATCCAGCTGATCATCAACAAGGAGTGGGGCCTGTCGATGAACGAGAACCCGTTGCAGGGTTCGTTCATCATCGACGAGCTGACCGACCTGGTCGAAGAAGCCGTGCTGATGGAGTTCGACCGGCTGTCGGAGCGCGGCGGCGTGCTGGGCGCGATGGAGACCGGCTACCAGCGTGGCCGCATCCAGGACGAGTCGATGCTGTACGAGCAGCGCAAGCACGACGGGTCGCTGCCGCTGATCGGCGTCAACACGTTCCTGCCGGAGGACGGATCACGCGAGCACGTGACCATCGAACTGGCGCGGGCCACCGAGGACGAGAAGCGCTCGCAGGTCGAGCGGACGCGCGCTTTCGCCGCGGCGCACGCGGCCGAGGCCGAGCCGGCGTTGCGGCGGTTGAAGGAGGCCGCGCAGTCGGGGGAGAACGTGTTCGAGGTGCTGATGGACGCGGCCCGGGTGTGCACGCTGGGCCAGATCACGGAGGCGTTCTTCGAGGTGGGCGGCCAGTACCGCCGAAACGTCTGA
- a CDS encoding TetR/AcrR family transcriptional regulator, with translation MRRPAAQTREHVLSVSHDLFYWHGIRAIGVDRVAAEAGVAPTTLYRLFRSKDDLVAAYVERADQQYRQWFTEATKPDGRDARSRILAAFDELVVQVQPDKCRGCPFLMALAEFPDPELPAHRNAVATKAWMRSRFAELARELDAGDPEAVADQLALVMEGVYASVQALGADGPARQARKLVEHILP, from the coding sequence GTGCGCCGACCCGCCGCGCAGACCCGAGAGCACGTGCTCAGCGTCAGTCACGACCTGTTCTACTGGCACGGCATCCGGGCCATCGGGGTGGACCGGGTCGCGGCCGAGGCCGGTGTCGCGCCGACCACCCTCTACCGGTTGTTCCGCTCCAAGGACGACCTGGTCGCCGCGTACGTGGAACGCGCCGACCAGCAGTACCGCCAGTGGTTCACCGAGGCGACCAAGCCCGACGGCCGCGACGCGCGCTCGCGCATCCTGGCGGCGTTCGACGAGCTGGTGGTCCAGGTGCAGCCGGACAAGTGCCGGGGCTGCCCGTTCCTGATGGCGCTGGCCGAGTTCCCGGACCCGGAGCTGCCCGCGCACCGCAACGCCGTGGCGACCAAGGCGTGGATGCGGTCGCGGTTCGCCGAGCTGGCCCGCGAGCTGGACGCGGGCGACCCGGAGGCGGTCGCCGACCAGCTCGCGCTGGTGATGGAAGGCGTCTACGCCTCGGTCCAGGCGCTGGGCGCGGACGGCCCGGCGCGGCAGGCGCGGAAGCTGGTCGAGCACATCCTGCCGTGA
- a CDS encoding DUF1579 family protein, protein MESVNGPATPNGLLSATASVVTAPVSDAVDLERMIGRGLPGDLHRRLDALVGEWTVDKQTFIALGTLQNPKIWVAKSVWKWLDDTGGRFISEELTGELAGGPYYRLGILGYSGMDDRYEWNTLDNLVSTMMTYKGEQGTGGEDVISIGGVFTEPGVLGESYVGKKIEMRTVFTFRSADEVMVEIWFTPPGEPERIADRGVYHRVKG, encoded by the coding sequence ATGGAATCGGTCAATGGCCCCGCCACGCCCAACGGGCTGCTTTCGGCAACGGCCTCGGTGGTGACCGCGCCGGTGTCCGACGCCGTCGACCTGGAGCGCATGATCGGTCGCGGCCTGCCCGGTGACCTGCACCGGAGACTGGACGCGCTGGTCGGCGAGTGGACTGTGGACAAGCAGACCTTCATCGCCTTGGGCACGTTGCAGAACCCCAAGATCTGGGTCGCCAAATCGGTGTGGAAGTGGTTGGACGACACCGGTGGGCGGTTCATCAGCGAGGAGTTGACCGGGGAGCTGGCGGGCGGCCCGTACTACCGGCTGGGCATTCTCGGGTACTCCGGGATGGACGACCGGTACGAGTGGAACACGCTGGACAACCTGGTCAGCACGATGATGACGTACAAGGGTGAGCAGGGCACCGGCGGGGAGGACGTCATCTCCATCGGTGGCGTGTTCACCGAGCCCGGTGTGCTCGGCGAGTCCTACGTCGGGAAGAAGATCGAGATGCGCACGGTCTTCACCTTCCGGTCGGCGGACGAGGTGATGGTCGAGATCTGGTTCACCCCGCCCGGCGAGCCGGAGCGCATCGCGGACCGGGGCGTGTACCACCGCGTGAAGGGCTGA
- a CDS encoding sugar ABC transporter substrate-binding protein, with product MRRKFPVRTAATCCLALLLASCGKSAPPAKQAQSPGGQPKVGVILPDTTSSVRWERFDRPWLEKFLHGVGVDARIVNAENDPHRFVSLADEFIAEGVEVLVLTAVDSESAAAVERKAHAAGIPTINYDRLTLGGNADYYVSFDGVAVGTLQAEGLGKCLGAGRATVIELEGAKTDNNSSLFYEGQQRVLKPKYDAGQYKLLGNQWIEGWDNDLAGHVFADLLAANGGKVDGVVAANDGFAGEVIEVLAAKGLAGKVAVTGQDATVEGLRAILRGDQCMTVHKSVRAEAEATAGLVSALAGGGTANADTLVTQFIHDPRTDREIKALLLPPVAITKDNIGLVVEDDSVRLSQLCTEDNAEQCKAAGLS from the coding sequence ATGCGTCGCAAGTTCCCGGTCCGCACCGCCGCAACCTGTTGTCTCGCCCTTCTCCTGGCTTCCTGCGGGAAAAGCGCCCCGCCGGCCAAGCAGGCGCAGAGCCCCGGTGGGCAGCCCAAGGTCGGGGTGATCCTGCCCGACACGACCTCCTCGGTGCGGTGGGAGCGGTTCGACCGGCCGTGGTTGGAGAAGTTCCTGCACGGGGTCGGGGTGGACGCCCGGATCGTCAACGCCGAGAACGACCCCCACCGGTTCGTCAGCCTCGCCGACGAGTTCATCGCCGAAGGGGTCGAGGTGCTCGTGCTGACCGCCGTGGACTCGGAGAGCGCGGCGGCGGTGGAGCGCAAGGCGCACGCGGCCGGGATCCCGACCATCAACTACGACCGGCTGACGCTGGGTGGCAACGCCGACTACTACGTGTCCTTCGACGGGGTGGCGGTCGGGACGTTGCAGGCCGAGGGGCTGGGCAAGTGCCTCGGCGCGGGACGGGCGACGGTCATCGAGCTCGAAGGGGCCAAGACCGACAACAACTCCAGCCTCTTCTACGAGGGCCAGCAGCGGGTGCTCAAGCCCAAGTACGACGCCGGGCAGTACAAGCTGCTCGGCAACCAGTGGATCGAGGGCTGGGACAACGACCTCGCCGGGCACGTGTTCGCGGACCTCCTCGCCGCCAACGGCGGCAAGGTCGACGGGGTGGTCGCGGCCAACGACGGGTTCGCGGGCGAGGTGATCGAGGTGCTGGCGGCCAAGGGGCTCGCCGGCAAGGTGGCGGTGACCGGGCAGGACGCGACCGTCGAGGGGCTGCGCGCGATCCTGCGCGGCGACCAGTGCATGACCGTGCACAAGTCGGTGCGGGCGGAGGCCGAGGCGACGGCCGGGCTGGTGTCCGCGTTGGCCGGCGGCGGCACGGCGAACGCCGACACCCTGGTCACGCAGTTCATCCACGACCCGCGGACCGACCGCGAGATCAAGGCCCTGCTCCTGCCACCGGTGGCGATCACCAAGGACAACATCGGGCTGGTCGTCGAGGACGACTCGGTGCGGCTGTCCCAGCTGTGCACGGAGGACAACGCCGAGCAGTGCAAGGCGGCCGGCTTGTCGTAG